The following proteins are encoded in a genomic region of Nicoliella spurrieriana:
- a CDS encoding glycoside hydrolase family 70 protein, translated as MNKNTNNKASNNKIHYQKFDYKVNGLNKKWVLSGIATTFFLMGISQVNAHADEKPTDTTAVTNTTTQSASTDNTTTPSSSANNNSTTVSSNTTTNNYNPSNGATPSTNYSPSNNYTPSNTANSSSSDQSTTGSSSASSSSATASSTASSSSTTSTNASSTASQSAESSASASASVSSSSDSTSSSSASTSVSASASASSSSDSTSSSSTSASASASASASSSSNSTSSSNASASASDSANASSSSDSTSSSSASASASDSANASSSSDSTSSSSASASASDSASASSSSDSTTSSSVDFSASATSASNSIVIIASGSYNPLSSASGSISGATSAASASSSAADSSFSGIQVPADPTVISPNIKAVDGTYHYYNNSGEMQKNVIVNNGNQIAYFDNNGNYVALSNSLPSTTVTTVNNTYAPYNAIYSLDSSNVTTTNGFLTADSWYRPTEILRDGTTWEASTTADFRPLLMVWWPDKQTQVNYLNYMKANGLSDVAYTDNDSLDDLLTGAHNVQAAIEKKISANNGNTDWLKTLISNFVNTQSMWNSASEYGSANDGYQGGTLAFVNNALTPYANSDYRLVNRSPAMQTGTAKYNYDSWNGSEFLLANDVDNSNPIVQAEDLNWLHYMMNIGTITQNDPSANFDGIRLDAVDNMDADLLQIISNYFKDAYQTNASDANANNHLSILEDWSKNDAYYNKDNGQNQLTIDDYFVFNLNKVLNADPSARTDISNLIDGSLVNRTDDSTENTAIPNYTFVRAHDSGVQEKLFKIINDQIDPSSTGYNATQQELDEALKIYDQDMNSTDKKYNYYNIPSSYALLLTNKDTVPRVYYGDMYTDDGQYMANKSLYFDAIQSMLTARIKYVAGGQAMAMANNGVLTSVRYGKGADTATDQGDAETRNSGIAVVESNNPKLQNTQVTINMGAAHKNQAYRPLLLTTDGGTQEYDTDDAAKDDVIYTDANGNLTLSADQVKGYSNPQVSGYLSMWVPVGASATQDVRTAPSTTQSTDGETLHSNDALDSNVIFESFSNFQSMPQTTDQYENVVLTKVAPMLKQWGVTSVQMPPQYRSVDGNEFIDATVKNGYAFSDRYDIGYGTPTKYGTAQQLTDAIKALHSQGIQAIADIVPNQLYDLNTPEVVAATRQNQFGASTGESSIYNDLYYAKTTGGGTYQQQYGGAFLSQLEQEYPDLFTDIQISTGKPIDPSTLIKQWSAKYLNGTNIQGRGADYVLRNAGNNQYFMDGTQGTNLPNQLLGTSVQTGFDNDNGDVAYYTMSGQKAVSAAVSVDGDSYAFDANGNMLTGEYTSDGTEYLALPDGKRAANVFYNDNGQLKYFTTNGSLFTNGFISNPANPYEFYYFGSDGVAVTGPQTINGSKLYFNSDGIQVKGQFVQNPDQSWSYYDANSGNMLTGSQTINGQRLYFDANGEQVKGQIVSIGGRQQYFDGTSGTLVTNQNVTTNGQTYYANSEGVLSRVGSESSDSDTSSSASAATSSAPIYNASGAATGNYSPSGSTSGNDKPATSTTSSNASTASVQSSSATSSVSASSAQFSSATSSSASSSSAQSSSATSSSASSSSAQSSSATSSSASSSSAKSSSATSSSASSSSAQSSSATSSSASSSSAQSSSATSSSASSSSAQSSSATSSSASSSSAQSSSATSSSTSSSSAKSSSATSSSTSSSSAQSSSATSSASASSAQSSSANGFMPSYNFKTLISSNSSSSQSASAQSVSSVTPSASASSAVQYVSSTDFPDDYDQWNQQTAKSADTTTVKSAKATAKEKLDAAIQSLSDIEKLLDESNTSANKRKYDKALKQYYYDEKAYLKIAKLYSSRYYHDFDSVTSVVKLKKVAYSHSSKKFTKQSRVKKFKKGTELKVKDIVSRGKMTRLVLSNGKYITGLKSFVSLKKR; from the coding sequence ATGAATAAGAACACTAATAATAAAGCAAGTAATAATAAAATTCACTATCAAAAATTTGATTATAAGGTTAATGGTTTAAACAAAAAGTGGGTGCTTTCAGGAATTGCGACCACCTTCTTTTTGATGGGGATTAGTCAGGTAAATGCCCATGCCGATGAAAAGCCGACCGACACGACTGCGGTGACGAACACCACCACCCAAAGTGCTTCGACTGATAACACTACGACACCTAGTTCATCAGCTAATAACAACTCCACTACGGTTAGTTCAAACACTACGACCAATAATTACAATCCGTCGAATGGGGCCACGCCATCCACCAATTACTCCCCATCTAATAATTACACTCCATCAAACACAGCTAATTCGTCCAGTAGTGATCAATCCACGACCGGCAGCTCGAGTGCAAGCTCCAGTAGTGCGACTGCATCTAGTACTGCATCCAGTTCTAGCACAACCAGCACGAATGCTAGCTCTACAGCTAGTCAATCAGCCGAATCCAGTGCTAGTGCATCTGCCAGTGTTAGTTCCTCATCGGACAGCACCTCCAGTTCAAGTGCCAGCACTTCCGTAAGTGCATCTGCCAGTGCCAGTTCCTCATCGGACAGCACCTCTAGTTCGAGTACCAGCGCCTCGGCCAGTGCTTCCGCTAGTGCTAGTTCCTCATCGAACAGCACCTCCAGTTCGAATGCCAGCGCCTCGGCCAGTGACTCCGCCAATGCCAGTTCCTCATCGGACAGCACCTCCAGTTCGAGTGCCAGCGCTTCGGCCAGTGACTCCGCCAATGCCAGTTCCTCATCGGACAGCACCTCCAGTTCGAGTGCCAGCGCTTCGGCTAGTGACTCCGCCAGTGCTAGTTCATCATCGGATAGCACCACCAGTTCCAGTGTCGATTTCTCAGCTAGCGCCACGAGTGCATCGAATTCAATCGTCATCATTGCATCCGGCAGCTACAACCCCCTTAGCTCAGCTTCCGGCTCTATTAGCGGTGCCACCAGTGCAGCGAGTGCAAGTAGTTCCGCTGCGGACAGTAGCTTTAGTGGCATCCAAGTGCCTGCTGATCCGACCGTCATTAGTCCAAATATCAAGGCCGTGGATGGGACTTATCACTACTACAACAATAGCGGCGAAATGCAAAAAAACGTCATCGTTAACAACGGCAATCAAATTGCCTACTTTGATAATAATGGAAACTACGTTGCACTAAGTAACAGTTTGCCAAGCACCACCGTTACCACTGTCAATAATACTTATGCACCATACAATGCGATCTACAGTCTCGATAGCAGTAACGTGACGACGACCAACGGTTTCTTGACCGCCGATAGTTGGTACCGGCCAACGGAAATCCTGCGCGATGGGACCACCTGGGAAGCATCGACGACTGCTGATTTCCGGCCACTCTTAATGGTCTGGTGGCCCGACAAGCAGACCCAGGTCAACTACTTAAACTACATGAAGGCCAACGGCCTTAGTGACGTTGCCTACACTGATAACGACAGTCTCGATGACCTCTTGACCGGGGCCCATAACGTCCAAGCCGCAATTGAAAAGAAGATCTCCGCTAATAACGGGAACACCGATTGGCTCAAGACCTTGATCTCAAACTTTGTTAACACCCAATCGATGTGGAATTCCGCCAGTGAATATGGTTCGGCTAACGATGGGTACCAGGGTGGTACGTTGGCCTTCGTCAACAACGCCTTGACCCCGTACGCTAATTCTGACTACCGGTTGGTTAATCGCTCACCGGCAATGCAGACCGGGACTGCTAAGTACAATTATGATTCATGGAACGGGTCTGAATTCCTGTTAGCCAACGACGTGGATAACTCGAACCCCATCGTGCAGGCCGAAGATTTAAACTGGCTACACTACATGATGAACATCGGGACGATTACCCAAAACGACCCGAGTGCAAACTTCGATGGGATCCGGTTGGATGCCGTTGATAACATGGACGCCGATTTATTGCAGATCATTTCCAATTACTTCAAGGATGCTTATCAAACCAACGCCAGTGATGCGAATGCGAATAACCATCTGTCGATTTTGGAAGACTGGAGTAAAAACGACGCCTACTATAATAAAGATAACGGGCAAAACCAACTCACGATTGATGACTACTTCGTCTTTAACTTGAACAAGGTCTTAAATGCCGACCCGAGCGCGCGGACCGACATCAGTAATTTGATCGACGGTAGCTTAGTAAACCGGACCGACGATAGTACTGAAAACACCGCGATTCCAAACTACACGTTCGTGCGGGCCCATGATAGTGGGGTCCAAGAAAAGCTCTTCAAGATCATCAACGACCAAATCGACCCGTCATCGACCGGGTATAACGCCACCCAACAAGAATTGGACGAAGCCTTGAAGATCTACGATCAAGACATGAACTCCACTGATAAGAAGTACAATTACTACAACATCCCATCATCGTACGCCCTGTTGTTGACCAACAAGGACACGGTCCCACGGGTGTACTACGGTGATATGTACACTGACGATGGCCAATACATGGCTAATAAGTCACTGTACTTCGATGCGATCCAATCGATGCTGACCGCCAGAATTAAGTACGTTGCTGGAGGCCAAGCAATGGCGATGGCTAACAACGGCGTGCTAACTTCCGTGCGGTACGGGAAGGGCGCTGACACCGCGACTGACCAGGGGGATGCTGAGACGCGGAACTCCGGAATTGCGGTCGTTGAAAGCAACAATCCCAAATTACAAAACACCCAGGTCACCATCAACATGGGGGCTGCGCACAAGAACCAAGCCTACCGGCCACTGCTGTTGACCACTGACGGTGGGACGCAGGAATATGATACCGATGACGCTGCCAAGGACGACGTGATTTACACCGATGCCAACGGGAACTTGACGCTGAGTGCTGACCAAGTTAAGGGTTACAGCAATCCGCAAGTCTCCGGATACCTTTCAATGTGGGTCCCAGTCGGCGCCAGTGCCACCCAAGACGTTCGAACGGCACCATCGACGACCCAAAGCACCGATGGGGAAACGCTGCACTCGAACGATGCGTTGGATTCCAACGTCATCTTCGAAAGCTTCTCGAACTTCCAATCGATGCCACAAACCACTGATCAATATGAAAACGTAGTCTTGACCAAGGTGGCCCCAATGCTCAAGCAGTGGGGAGTCACTTCCGTGCAAATGCCACCACAGTACCGCTCCGTTGACGGCAACGAATTCATTGATGCGACCGTGAAGAACGGGTACGCCTTTAGTGACCGGTATGACATTGGTTATGGCACTCCTACGAAGTACGGGACGGCCCAACAACTGACCGATGCAATCAAGGCATTGCACAGTCAGGGGATTCAAGCAATTGCCGACATCGTGCCGAACCAGTTGTACGACTTGAACACCCCCGAAGTGGTTGCTGCTACTAGACAGAACCAATTCGGTGCTTCCACTGGTGAATCTTCCATCTACAACGATTTATACTACGCGAAAACGACCGGTGGCGGGACCTACCAACAACAATATGGTGGGGCTTTCTTAAGCCAATTGGAACAGGAGTACCCAGACCTCTTTACTGATATTCAAATTTCGACTGGCAAGCCGATCGACCCAAGCACGTTGATCAAGCAATGGTCCGCTAAGTACCTAAATGGAACCAACATCCAGGGCCGGGGTGCCGACTACGTGCTAAGAAATGCTGGGAATAACCAGTACTTCATGGACGGAACCCAGGGGACGAACCTGCCTAATCAATTACTAGGTACCAGTGTCCAGACCGGGTTCGATAATGATAACGGGGACGTTGCATACTACACGATGAGTGGGCAAAAGGCCGTCAGTGCTGCGGTGAGCGTCGATGGCGATTCATACGCGTTTGATGCCAATGGCAACATGCTGACGGGTGAATACACCAGCGATGGGACCGAATACCTGGCATTGCCAGATGGAAAACGGGCTGCCAACGTCTTCTACAATGACAACGGGCAGTTGAAGTACTTCACCACCAATGGGAGTCTCTTTACCAACGGCTTCATCAGTAACCCTGCTAACCCATATGAATTCTACTACTTTGGTAGTGACGGGGTTGCCGTAACAGGACCGCAAACGATTAACGGCAGCAAGCTCTACTTTAACAGCGATGGGATTCAAGTGAAGGGTCAATTTGTACAAAATCCAGACCAAAGTTGGTCATACTATGACGCCAATAGCGGCAACATGCTAACTGGGAGTCAAACGATCAACGGCCAACGGCTGTACTTCGACGCCAATGGTGAACAGGTGAAGGGCCAAATTGTCTCCATCGGTGGTAGACAACAATACTTCGATGGGACTTCCGGGACCCTCGTTACTAATCAAAATGTGACCACCAACGGTCAGACCTACTATGCGAACTCTGAAGGGGTCTTAAGTCGGGTTGGTTCTGAAAGTAGTGATAGCGACACTTCCAGTTCCGCTAGTGCAGCCACCAGCAGCGCACCGATTTATAACGCATCCGGGGCCGCCACTGGTAACTACAGCCCATCTGGTTCAACCAGTGGGAACGACAAGCCGGCCACTAGCACCACCAGCAGTAATGCTAGCACGGCTAGTGTCCAATCCAGTTCTGCTACCAGCAGTGTGAGTGCTTCCAGTGCGCAATTCAGTTCTGCTACCAGCAGTAGTGCTAGCTCCTCGAGTGCGCAATCAAGCTCCGCTACCAGCAGTAGTGCTAGCTCCTCGAGTGCGCAATCAAGCTCTGCTACCAGCAGCAGCGCCAGCTCGTCGAGTGCGAAGTCGAGCTCCGCTACCAGCAGTAGTGCCAGCTCCTCGAGTGCACAATCCAGTTCCGCTACCAGCAGTAGTGCCAGCTCCTCAAGTGCGCAATCGAGCTCCGCTACCAGCAGTAGTGCCAGTTCTTCGAGTGCGCAATCCAGCTCCGCCACTAGCAGTAGCGCTAGTTCTTCGAGTGCGCAATCCAGCTCCGCTACCAGCAGTAGCACTAGTTCCTCGAGTGCCAAGTCGAGCTCCGCTACCAGCAGTAGCACCAGCTCCTCGAGTGCGCAATCGAGTTCTGCCACCAGTAGTGCTAGTGCTTCCAGTGCGCAATCGAGCTCCGCAAATGGCTTCATGCCATCCTATAACTTCAAAACGCTAATCTCCAGCAATAGCAGTAGCAGTCAATCAGCTAGCGCCCAAAGCGTTAGCTCCGTGACCCCGAGTGCCAGTGCAAGCAGCGCGGTTCAATACGTAAGTAGCACCGACTTCCCTGATGATTACGATCAATGGAATCAACAGACGGCCAAGAGTGCTGATACCACCACCGTCAAAAGCGCAAAGGCGACTGCGAAGGAGAAGTTGGATGCCGCCATTCAGAGTTTATCAGACATTGAAAAACTCCTCGATGAATCCAACACCAGTGCGAACAAACGGAAGTACGATAAGGCATTAAAGCAGTATTACTACGATGAAAAGGCATACTTGAAGATTGCTAAGCTCTACAGTAGTCGGTATTACCATGACTTCGATAGTGTCACTTCGGTCGTTAAGCTCAAAAAGGTGGCATATTCCCATTCCTCAAAGAAATTCACGAAGCAAAGTCGCGTGAAGAAATTTAAGAAGGGGACCGAATTAAAGGTCAAAGACATTGTCAGCCGGGGCAAGATGACCCGCTTGGTACTAAGTAATGGTAAGTACATTACCGGGCTGAAATCATTTGTAAGTCTCAAAAAACGTTAA
- a CDS encoding class A sortase, whose translation MRKKWQLWVAIILLVAGLALLSIEPVKTALVAGYRPTVTHEQAAKNQRQTKQANYNMNQVKAVTMNQVINARLHAKDVKPVGQILVPTADVHLPIALGVANNTLMLAAGTMRADQQMGKGNYALAGHHMLNKQALFSPLYYKARVGTKVYLTDMNKVYQYQITTRKIISPYDVQVIDNTKQPLITLITCNDSGSKRLLLRGKLIATMALKQAPAAVVKLLHQKTNNYNVLAGY comes from the coding sequence ATGAGGAAAAAATGGCAACTCTGGGTCGCCATCATCCTATTGGTGGCGGGACTGGCACTACTTAGCATTGAGCCGGTCAAAACCGCACTAGTAGCGGGGTATCGACCGACAGTTACGCACGAACAGGCCGCAAAGAACCAACGCCAGACTAAGCAGGCGAATTATAATATGAATCAGGTCAAGGCGGTGACGATGAACCAAGTCATTAACGCCCGCTTGCACGCCAAGGACGTCAAGCCGGTCGGCCAGATTTTGGTCCCCACTGCTGATGTGCATTTACCAATCGCTTTGGGGGTTGCAAACAACACGTTGATGCTTGCGGCCGGGACGATGCGTGCCGACCAACAGATGGGGAAGGGTAATTACGCCCTGGCTGGCCACCACATGTTGAACAAACAGGCGTTATTTTCGCCGTTGTACTACAAGGCCCGGGTGGGCACAAAGGTCTATTTGACCGATATGAACAAGGTATATCAATACCAGATTACGACCCGTAAGATCATTAGCCCCTACGACGTGCAGGTAATTGATAACACCAAGCAGCCACTAATTACGTTGATCACTTGTAACGACAGCGGGAGCAAGCGCTTATTGCTGCGGGGCAAATTGATCGCTACGATGGCGTTAAAGCAGGCGCCGGCAGCGGTGGTCAAGCTGTTGCATCAAAAAACGAATAATTATAACGTTTTGGCGGGCTATTAA
- a CDS encoding ABC-F family ATP-binding cassette domain-containing protein, whose protein sequence is MITVSNMGLHFSGKKLYENVNLKFTPGNCYGVIGANGAGKSTFLKLLEGKIQPTSGSISIGEHERMSSLNQDHYAFEEFTVLDTVIQGYKKLYDIMKEKDALYAKPDFSDEDGVRAAELEGEFAEMDGWNADSEASQLLQSMGIPESMHGLKMSELTEGQKVKVLLAQALFGKPDILLLDEPTNGLDNHTVEWLEHFLEDYPNIVIVVSHDRYFLNQVCTMMCDVDFQKIQMYVGNYDFWLKSSQLAAKLKADSNAKKEDQIKELKEFIARFSANASKSKQATSRKKQLDKISLDDIQPSSRKYPFINFETEREIGNDLLRVDKVSKTIDGVKILDNVTFTLRPGEKTAIISRNDLAATTMMQIIASEIEPDSGSVTWGQTTKRSYLPKNFNAEFEGSHLSIMDWLRQFAPKEESDNTFIRGFLGRMLFSGDAVDKQVDVLSGGEKVRCMLSKMMLQKANVLLFDDPTNHLDMESITALNDSLIAYPSSIIFTSHDHQFIQTIANHIIEISDKGIVDRADTKYNDFLDNSDIQKQVAKIY, encoded by the coding sequence ATGATAACTGTTAGTAACATGGGCCTGCATTTTTCTGGTAAGAAGCTCTACGAAAACGTTAATTTAAAGTTCACTCCCGGAAATTGTTACGGGGTGATTGGGGCCAACGGGGCCGGTAAATCAACCTTTTTGAAGCTGCTTGAAGGGAAAATCCAACCCACCAGCGGAAGCATTTCAATTGGTGAACACGAGCGGATGTCGAGTTTAAATCAAGATCACTACGCATTCGAAGAGTTCACCGTCTTAGACACCGTCATCCAGGGTTACAAGAAGCTCTACGATATCATGAAGGAAAAGGATGCGCTCTACGCCAAGCCTGATTTTTCTGATGAAGATGGGGTCCGCGCGGCTGAATTGGAGGGTGAATTCGCCGAAATGGACGGCTGGAACGCCGACTCCGAAGCTTCACAACTATTGCAAAGCATGGGAATTCCGGAATCGATGCACGGCTTAAAGATGAGCGAATTGACTGAAGGTCAAAAGGTGAAGGTCTTACTCGCCCAAGCATTATTCGGCAAGCCCGATATCTTATTGCTGGACGAACCGACCAACGGGCTCGATAACCACACCGTTGAATGGCTCGAACACTTCTTGGAAGACTACCCGAATATCGTGATCGTGGTCTCCCATGACCGGTACTTCTTAAACCAAGTTTGTACCATGATGTGTGACGTGGACTTCCAAAAGATTCAAATGTACGTTGGAAACTACGACTTCTGGCTCAAGTCCAGCCAATTAGCTGCCAAGCTAAAGGCTGATTCCAACGCCAAAAAGGAAGATCAAATTAAGGAATTAAAGGAATTTATCGCCCGCTTTAGTGCGAATGCTTCCAAGTCCAAGCAAGCGACCTCCCGGAAGAAGCAATTGGACAAGATTTCTTTGGATGACATTCAGCCATCCTCGCGGAAGTATCCGTTCATTAACTTCGAGACCGAACGTGAGATTGGAAATGACTTATTGCGGGTCGACAAGGTCTCAAAGACCATCGATGGGGTCAAAATCTTAGACAACGTGACCTTTACGCTTCGGCCGGGTGAAAAGACGGCCATCATTAGCCGTAATGACCTGGCTGCAACGACGATGATGCAAATTATCGCCAGTGAAATCGAGCCCGACAGCGGGAGCGTGACTTGGGGGCAGACCACCAAGCGGTCCTACCTACCAAAGAACTTCAACGCCGAATTTGAGGGCAGCCACCTCTCGATCATGGACTGGTTACGCCAGTTCGCACCGAAGGAAGAAAGTGACAACACCTTTATCCGCGGGTTCTTAGGCCGGATGTTGTTCTCAGGCGATGCCGTTGACAAGCAGGTCGACGTGTTGTCCGGGGGTGAAAAGGTCCGCTGCATGCTTTCCAAGATGATGCTGCAAAAGGCTAACGTCCTCTTGTTCGATGACCCGACGAACCACTTGGATATGGAATCGATTACGGCCTTAAATGATAGCTTGATCGCATACCCGAGTTCGATCATCTTTACTTCCCATGACCACCAGTTCATTCAAACGATTGCTAATCACATTATCGAAATTTCCGATAAGGGCATCGTTGACCGGGCGGACACGAAGTACAATGACTTCTTGGATAACTCAGACATTCAAAAGCAAGTCGCAAAAATCTATTAA
- a CDS encoding SDR family oxidoreductase produces the protein MANVLVVGAHGHVGKLIVAKLAKAGEQVFAGFRSEAQFQTVANIANVTPVEFDLTAAPEAMAQVYSTHHIDTVVFSAGSGGSTGDDMTLLIDLDGAVKTMDAAKQAGVQRYVMVSAAGADDRSFWPKSGLHTYYVAKHYADRILKASALDYTIVRPTLLTNDAGTGKIAVNGARLGGSIPRDDVASTVVAVLKDPNTARKIYQITSGDDAIDAALRVE, from the coding sequence ATGGCAAATGTTTTAGTAGTAGGCGCCCACGGTCACGTGGGGAAGTTAATTGTGGCTAAGTTAGCAAAGGCTGGTGAACAGGTCTTTGCCGGCTTCCGGTCTGAAGCCCAGTTCCAGACGGTGGCGAACATCGCAAACGTTACCCCGGTCGAATTCGACTTGACCGCGGCGCCCGAAGCAATGGCGCAGGTCTATAGTACCCACCACATCGATACGGTCGTCTTTAGTGCCGGCTCTGGTGGTAGTACCGGCGATGACATGACCCTGCTAATTGACTTAGATGGTGCGGTCAAGACGATGGATGCCGCAAAGCAAGCGGGTGTGCAGCGCTACGTGATGGTCAGTGCAGCCGGCGCTGACGACCGCAGCTTTTGGCCTAAGTCAGGCTTGCACACTTACTATGTTGCTAAGCACTACGCCGATCGGATTTTGAAGGCAAGCGCCTTGGACTACACGATCGTGCGGCCGACCCTGTTAACTAACGATGCGGGGACCGGCAAGATTGCCGTCAACGGGGCACGCCTCGGTGGCTCGATTCCACGTGACGACGTAGCTTCAACCGTCGTTGCGGTGCTCAAAGATCCTAATACCGCGCGGAAGATTTACCAAATTACCAGTGGCGATGACGCCATTGACGCTGCTTTGCGTGTTGAGTAG